A single region of the Idiomarinaceae bacterium HL-53 genome encodes:
- a CDS encoding ProP effector — translation MTNKETENSQDETSTKLPNSKAVIAYLADKFPLCFTLKGDVKPLKIGIFDDLAARLADDDKVSKTRIRVALRQYTNSWRYLRSVKEGVDRVGLDGETAGKVEADHEQHAVETLTASKAKVDEKRKATAPKPASKKKATSLQRKVVKKQSAAAKPKPHKAVETEQVRDTQQLSIGQKVQVKFGQSLIFATVSTIDKNEAQVQLDSGMTLKVATSDLFEIK, via the coding sequence GTGACGAATAAAGAAACAGAAAACTCGCAAGATGAAACATCTACAAAGCTACCGAATAGTAAGGCCGTGATTGCATACCTTGCTGATAAATTTCCGCTTTGCTTCACGCTCAAGGGCGACGTGAAGCCTCTTAAGATAGGTATCTTTGACGATTTAGCGGCTCGCTTAGCCGATGATGACAAAGTTAGTAAGACACGTATCCGAGTCGCGTTGCGCCAATACACCAATTCTTGGCGCTACTTGCGCTCGGTGAAAGAGGGCGTTGATCGTGTAGGCTTAGATGGCGAGACGGCTGGGAAAGTTGAAGCTGACCACGAACAGCATGCAGTGGAAACATTAACAGCCTCAAAAGCGAAGGTTGATGAAAAGCGCAAGGCCACTGCTCCTAAACCCGCTAGCAAGAAAAAGGCAACTTCATTGCAAAGAAAAGTTGTCAAAAAACAATCAGCTGCTGCGAAACCAAAACCACATAAAGCTGTCGAAACAGAACAAGTACGTGATACACAGCAATTGTCGATAGGACAAAAGGTACAAGTGAAGTTCGGTCAATCACTTATTTTTGCGACTGTCAGTACTATTGATAAAAATGAAGCTCAGGTACAGTTAGATTCAGGGATGACATTGAAAGTCGCGACAAGTGATTTGTTCGAGATAAAATAG
- a CDS encoding Murein tripeptide amidase MpaA — protein MHISSQFDSGNIEVIELQSPENIRLNIRADKDSEFYQWFHFKLHTQAMQAHRLLIENASGAAYPDGWQGYQALASYDREEWFRVPTDYDGKILTIEFTPEQESIYFAYFVPYSWERHLDLLQWAQQSAWVSQVHLGDTLDQREMSVLVIGEPVPEKKSIWMTARQHPGESMAEWFVEGLLEHLLDDQEPLSRVLLDKVVFYIVPNMNPDGSVRGHLRTNAVGTNLNREWATPSLEKSPEVFHVLNKMNETGVDMYLDIHGDEAIPYNFVAGCEGIPSYDDRHQQLEDAFKQAYARATPEFQDVHGYAKDKPGEANMTVASAAVGERFKCLAYTVEMPFKDNDGVPNPYTGWNDTRAKQFGRDTLRAIAEVVDQLR, from the coding sequence ATGCATATTAGTAGTCAATTCGACAGCGGTAATATTGAAGTTATTGAACTTCAATCGCCAGAAAACATCCGTTTAAACATTCGTGCTGATAAAGATTCAGAGTTTTATCAATGGTTCCACTTTAAACTCCATACTCAAGCTATGCAGGCGCATCGGTTACTTATAGAAAATGCATCAGGTGCCGCATATCCTGACGGTTGGCAGGGTTACCAAGCGTTAGCTAGTTATGATCGCGAGGAATGGTTCAGAGTTCCTACAGATTACGATGGCAAAATACTTACAATTGAGTTTACACCAGAACAAGAATCTATTTATTTCGCTTATTTTGTTCCTTATAGCTGGGAGCGTCACCTTGATCTTCTGCAATGGGCGCAACAATCGGCTTGGGTTTCTCAAGTTCACCTCGGAGATACCCTCGATCAACGGGAAATGAGTGTACTTGTGATCGGTGAGCCAGTACCGGAGAAAAAATCGATATGGATGACGGCGCGTCAGCATCCTGGTGAGTCAATGGCAGAATGGTTCGTGGAAGGCCTGCTTGAACACTTACTGGATGATCAAGAGCCGTTAAGCCGGGTTTTACTCGACAAAGTGGTGTTTTATATTGTACCCAATATGAACCCTGATGGCAGTGTAAGAGGACATTTGCGTACCAATGCCGTGGGTACTAATCTCAATCGTGAATGGGCGACACCCTCACTTGAGAAAAGCCCAGAAGTATTTCATGTGCTGAACAAAATGAACGAAACAGGCGTGGATATGTATTTAGATATTCATGGTGACGAGGCCATACCTTATAACTTTGTGGCGGGTTGTGAAGGCATTCCGTCGTATGACGATAGACACCAGCAATTAGAAGATGCTTTTAAACAGGCCTATGCACGTGCGACCCCTGAATTCCAAGACGTGCACGGATACGCAAAAGATAAGCCGGGTGAGGCGAATATGACGGTCGCAAGTGCCGCAGTAGGAGAGCGTTTTAAGTGTTTGGCTTACACCGTTGAAATGCCATTTAAAGACAATGATGGTGTACCGAATCCGTATACCGGCTGGAACGATACTCGCGCGAAACAATTCGGAAGAGATACACTCAGAGCCATCGCGGAAGTGGTTGATCAACTTCGTTAA
- a CDS encoding transporter, NhaC family, with protein MTDTKRAPSYLQALIPLLALILMLGSSVYLFGEDSSYGPNQIALLVATAIATLIGFHNHYRWEEIEKGITEGISVALGAILIILMVGSLIGTWLLAGIVPAMIYYGLEILDPSWFYAATCIICAIVALAIGSSWTTAATLGVALIGVAMGMGMSVEITAGAIISGAYFGDKMSPLSDTTNLAPAVSGTELFAHIRYMSWTAFPAIVLSVILFTFLGFGAHDSANLSQLEVMQTELSQIFNITPWVLLPLLVLFALAMLKKPALPSIFIGAIVGGIWALLFQSELIAELISNEGNYWLGAIETVWVALSLGVEINASSDDLSSLISGGGMGSMVNTVWLILTAMTFGAVMETTGLLQKIIHGILKMVKSTGSLILSTVLTGFGTNVLTADQYMAIVLPGRMFRKAYQEQGLDPRVLSRALESSGTVTSALIPWNTCGAYMFSVLGVYPLAYAPYAFFLLIVPILVVVYGYTNFKILRLEPTA; from the coding sequence ATGACTGATACAAAGAGGGCGCCTTCGTACCTACAAGCGCTGATCCCCTTGCTTGCTTTAATTTTAATGCTCGGTAGCTCCGTTTATCTTTTTGGCGAGGATTCGTCTTATGGACCGAATCAAATCGCGCTGTTGGTTGCCACTGCAATCGCGACTTTGATTGGCTTTCATAATCACTATCGTTGGGAAGAAATTGAAAAGGGCATCACAGAGGGCATTTCGGTCGCCTTAGGTGCGATTCTTATTATTCTTATGGTGGGTTCGCTTATCGGTACTTGGTTGTTGGCAGGTATTGTTCCAGCCATGATCTATTACGGCCTGGAGATATTAGACCCTTCATGGTTTTACGCTGCAACCTGTATTATTTGTGCCATTGTTGCACTCGCGATAGGAAGCTCATGGACAACGGCTGCGACCTTAGGGGTCGCATTGATTGGCGTTGCCATGGGCATGGGTATGAGCGTTGAAATCACCGCTGGAGCGATTATCTCCGGTGCCTATTTTGGTGATAAAATGTCGCCACTTTCGGACACGACGAATTTAGCGCCTGCAGTGAGCGGAACCGAGTTGTTCGCCCACATTCGGTATATGAGCTGGACTGCATTTCCAGCAATTGTACTTTCTGTAATACTTTTTACCTTTCTTGGTTTTGGCGCCCACGATTCAGCGAATCTATCGCAGCTTGAAGTCATGCAAACTGAGTTATCACAAATTTTCAATATCACACCTTGGGTTTTATTGCCTTTGCTTGTGCTTTTCGCATTAGCGATGCTGAAAAAGCCGGCACTTCCTTCTATTTTTATCGGCGCAATAGTAGGTGGTATTTGGGCATTGCTTTTCCAGAGTGAACTGATTGCCGAGCTCATTTCCAACGAAGGAAATTATTGGCTTGGGGCGATAGAAACTGTCTGGGTGGCGCTATCACTAGGAGTTGAGATTAATGCATCTTCGGATGATCTAAGTTCATTGATCAGCGGCGGTGGCATGGGTAGTATGGTTAACACTGTTTGGCTTATTCTGACCGCAATGACGTTCGGCGCTGTGATGGAAACGACGGGACTATTGCAGAAGATCATTCATGGTATTTTGAAGATGGTAAAGTCGACCGGCTCATTGATTCTTAGTACGGTACTCACTGGCTTTGGTACCAACGTATTAACAGCCGATCAGTACATGGCGATTGTACTTCCCGGCAGAATGTTCCGTAAGGCTTATCAAGAGCAGGGGCTAGACCCACGAGTGCTTTCTCGCGCACTAGAGTCGAGCGGAACGGTGACTTCAGCACTTATACCTTGGAATACTTGTGGTGCTTACATGTTCTCTGTGCTGGGTGTTTATCCGCTCGCGTATGCCCCATATGCATTCTTCTTGCTGATCGTGCCGATATTGGTTGTCGTGTACGGTTACACCAATTTCAAAATTTTAAGATTAGAGCCAACCGCCTAG
- a CDS encoding C-terminal processing peptidase-1. Serine peptidase. MEROPS family S41A has translation MLKILSRLIGFAFIALAFQSVAIEPNYNVEDLPKLDAESQHEAASKRISAYFTRYHYGRAELTRAMGEQIFDRYLEQLDYNKMFLLAEDTERFQEYRSSFHLLVSEGELEIPFDMYELHLERRLERYAYALELLDREFEFNRENDRFYYDREDAEWATSSEELDKIWEQRVRSDALNLALAGRTNEEIRENLARRYQTAIQRLVQSESEDAFQTVMNSFARSVDAHTSYLSPQNAERFQQNMNLSLEGIGAVLQAEYDYTVIRSLVPGGPADRSGELKPDDKIIAVAQGDQEFVDVIGWRLDDVVELITGPKGSVVRLQVLSESQGSAGTPKTIEIVREEIRLEDREAKLIIEEEDEKKIGVISIPAFYNDLTTDVRALLQDARESEIEGLVIDLRGNGGGSLSESIYLTGLFIPSGPVVQVRDSAGRVDVSNDPDPAMAYDGPLVVMVDRYSASASEIFAAAIQDYERGLIVGEQTFGKGTVQQHRGLQRRFDFYSEPMGSVQYTIAKFYRVNGGSTQHKGVVPDISFPSPVNPDEFGESQADNALPWDQIEPTEYTALEFVSDDLIAQMTRAHTNRIVSDPEFKYLMDDIERYKALEERDYISLVLAEREADTEENKQRRLARANERLKRDGKEPVESVDDVPEEYLEVDPFLAETILITTDYIRLLMSES, from the coding sequence ATGTTGAAGATTTTAAGCAGATTGATTGGGTTTGCGTTCATCGCATTAGCATTTCAGAGCGTTGCGATAGAACCAAATTACAATGTTGAAGACCTACCAAAGCTCGATGCTGAGTCTCAGCATGAGGCCGCAAGCAAACGTATTTCTGCTTACTTTACTCGTTATCACTATGGACGAGCAGAGCTTACTCGCGCTATGGGTGAGCAAATCTTCGATCGGTATCTTGAGCAGTTAGATTACAACAAAATGTTTCTACTTGCAGAGGATACTGAACGTTTTCAAGAATATCGCAGCAGCTTTCATTTACTCGTTTCAGAAGGTGAATTAGAAATTCCGTTTGACATGTATGAACTTCACCTCGAGCGTCGTTTAGAGCGTTATGCCTATGCGCTAGAGCTATTGGACCGAGAGTTTGAGTTTAATCGTGAAAATGATCGTTTCTATTATGATCGTGAAGATGCCGAATGGGCAACTTCGAGTGAAGAATTAGATAAGATTTGGGAACAAAGAGTTCGCAGCGACGCACTTAATCTTGCGTTGGCAGGCCGCACAAATGAAGAGATTCGCGAAAATCTAGCACGGCGTTATCAAACAGCGATTCAGCGCTTGGTGCAATCGGAAAGTGAAGATGCATTTCAAACGGTGATGAACTCATTTGCTCGCAGTGTCGATGCACACACCAGTTATTTATCGCCACAGAACGCTGAACGTTTTCAGCAGAACATGAACCTTTCATTGGAAGGAATTGGCGCGGTGTTACAAGCGGAATATGACTATACAGTGATAAGAAGCTTAGTTCCGGGCGGCCCCGCAGATCGCTCAGGTGAATTGAAACCGGACGATAAGATTATAGCCGTTGCTCAAGGTGACCAAGAGTTCGTCGACGTTATCGGTTGGCGCCTAGATGATGTGGTTGAGCTAATAACCGGCCCGAAAGGAAGCGTGGTAAGACTACAAGTTCTCTCTGAAAGCCAAGGCAGCGCAGGCACACCAAAAACGATTGAGATTGTACGGGAAGAAATTCGGTTGGAAGATAGGGAAGCAAAGCTCATCATTGAAGAGGAAGATGAAAAGAAGATCGGTGTGATTAGCATTCCAGCCTTTTACAATGACCTAACTACTGATGTTCGTGCATTGTTGCAAGACGCTCGTGAGAGTGAGATTGAAGGCTTAGTGATCGATTTGCGTGGTAATGGTGGCGGTTCGCTGAGTGAATCAATCTACCTCACAGGTCTCTTTATTCCAAGTGGCCCCGTGGTGCAGGTTCGTGACAGTGCGGGTCGCGTTGATGTGAGCAACGACCCAGATCCAGCCATGGCTTATGATGGTCCACTCGTTGTAATGGTCGACCGCTATAGTGCTTCTGCCTCTGAAATTTTTGCGGCGGCAATTCAAGATTATGAGCGCGGATTAATTGTCGGTGAGCAAACCTTTGGTAAAGGAACCGTACAACAGCATCGTGGTCTACAACGGCGTTTTGACTTTTATTCAGAGCCGATGGGTAGTGTGCAGTACACAATCGCAAAGTTCTACCGAGTCAATGGCGGCAGTACACAGCATAAAGGTGTCGTACCTGATATAAGCTTCCCTTCACCTGTAAATCCAGATGAGTTTGGCGAAAGTCAGGCAGACAATGCGTTGCCATGGGATCAAATTGAACCGACTGAATATACCGCGCTTGAATTTGTCTCCGATGATCTCATCGCACAAATGACCCGTGCCCACACTAACCGTATCGTGAGTGATCCTGAGTTTAAATATTTAATGGACGATATTGAGCGTTATAAAGCGCTTGAAGAGCGCGATTACATTAGCTTAGTGTTAGCAGAGCGCGAAGCGGATACAGAAGAGAATAAGCAACGCCGCTTGGCTCGCGCGAACGAACGGCTCAAACGAGACGGAAAGGAACCTGTTGAATCCGTGGACGACGTGCCGGAAGAATATCTGGAGGTTGATCCGTTTTTAGCAGAAACAATACTCATTACGACAGATTACATTCGCTTGTTAATGTCGGAGAGTTAA
- a CDS encoding GAF domain-containing protein, with translation MFTAALSGQVSSLSDYESLATQIQALTHDEPNLIANLANVSAVLYDALGDVNWVGFYLTDKNKSSPELVLGPFQGKVACVRIPWERGVCGTAAATQEVQHVHDVHAFPGHIACDAASNSEVVIPLVVHGQVVGVLDLDSPTVGRFSETDVAGLSLLRPILENLTWS, from the coding sequence TTGTTTACAGCAGCGCTATCTGGTCAAGTTTCAAGCCTTTCTGATTACGAGTCCTTGGCAACTCAAATTCAAGCACTAACCCATGATGAGCCCAACTTAATTGCGAACCTAGCCAATGTTAGCGCCGTGCTTTACGATGCGTTAGGCGACGTTAATTGGGTCGGCTTCTATCTTACAGATAAAAATAAGTCGTCTCCTGAGCTGGTTTTAGGACCGTTTCAGGGCAAGGTTGCATGTGTTCGCATTCCGTGGGAACGCGGTGTTTGTGGCACTGCGGCCGCTACTCAAGAAGTTCAGCATGTGCATGACGTGCATGCGTTTCCAGGGCACATTGCATGTGACGCAGCAAGTAACAGTGAAGTGGTAATCCCATTAGTTGTGCATGGGCAAGTAGTGGGTGTTCTCGACCTCGATAGTCCAACGGTGGGGCGTTTCAGTGAAACCGACGTTGCTGGGTTGAGTTTACTGCGACCTATTTTAGAGAATTTAACATGGTCATAG
- a CDS encoding alanine or glycine:cation symporter, AGCS family, producing the protein MESIVSFINGVVWSPALVFLCLAAGLFYSILTRFAQVRHFKEMVKILFSANNSSQGISSFQALAVTLSGRVGVGNIAGVAAAIGFGGPGAVFWMWVVAFLGASTAYAESTLGQIYKVEEDGQYRGGPAYYFEKALGQKWLGVLFAISAIVACGIFLPGVQANAVGNAVAHVFGDGTMVTTDYGDVGTNKLIALAVILIVLGFIIFGGIKRIASFTQVVVPFMALAYIIMALVIVFLNLNLVPGILKLIVTDAFTAQAGFGAAIGWGVKRGIYSNEAGQGTGPHASSAAEVDHPAQQGLVQAFSVYVDTLFVCTATALMILITTQYNIQTEDFNALTGAGTMILQNVDPMTEVASPAFTQLALHKMFGGFGEMFVSVALFFFAFTTILAYYYIAETNVAYLARYVKSDMPLFFVKIVIMFMVAYGTVNSSGYIWNLGDIGVGLMAWINIIGILAIFFVAKPAMMCLHDYEEQLKRGGPITFDPKKLGIDKAEFWEKRIAEQRAKED; encoded by the coding sequence ATGGAGTCAATCGTTAGTTTTATCAATGGCGTCGTTTGGAGTCCCGCTCTGGTATTCCTATGCCTTGCTGCAGGCTTATTCTACTCAATTCTGACAAGGTTTGCGCAAGTACGCCATTTCAAAGAAATGGTTAAAATTCTTTTCAGTGCGAACAATTCAAGTCAAGGTATATCCTCCTTTCAAGCGCTTGCTGTGACACTGTCCGGACGTGTTGGCGTCGGTAATATTGCAGGTGTTGCCGCGGCAATTGGTTTCGGTGGTCCCGGCGCCGTATTTTGGATGTGGGTTGTCGCATTTTTAGGCGCAAGTACAGCTTATGCCGAGTCGACACTAGGTCAAATTTATAAAGTCGAGGAAGACGGGCAATATCGTGGTGGTCCTGCTTATTATTTTGAAAAAGCGTTAGGGCAAAAGTGGCTCGGTGTACTTTTTGCTATTTCCGCGATTGTTGCGTGTGGAATTTTCTTGCCGGGAGTCCAAGCTAACGCAGTGGGAAATGCTGTCGCTCATGTCTTTGGTGATGGCACCATGGTGACGACCGACTACGGAGATGTGGGTACGAATAAGCTAATTGCACTTGCGGTTATTTTAATCGTACTAGGTTTCATTATCTTTGGTGGTATTAAACGTATTGCGAGCTTCACGCAAGTTGTCGTGCCCTTCATGGCACTGGCTTACATTATTATGGCGCTAGTTATTGTGTTTCTTAACCTAAACTTGGTACCCGGCATATTGAAGCTCATTGTGACCGATGCGTTCACGGCACAAGCTGGTTTTGGTGCAGCAATCGGTTGGGGTGTGAAACGCGGTATTTATTCAAATGAAGCTGGCCAAGGTACTGGTCCACATGCGTCTTCTGCGGCCGAAGTTGACCACCCTGCGCAACAAGGTTTAGTTCAAGCATTCTCAGTATATGTTGATACCTTATTTGTGTGTACAGCAACGGCACTCATGATCTTAATTACAACCCAATACAATATTCAAACAGAAGATTTTAACGCGCTTACTGGCGCGGGTACGATGATTTTACAGAATGTCGATCCGATGACAGAAGTCGCCTCACCTGCATTCACTCAACTTGCACTCCATAAAATGTTTGGTGGTTTCGGTGAGATGTTTGTGAGCGTTGCTTTATTCTTTTTCGCGTTTACTACGATACTGGCCTACTACTATATTGCTGAGACAAACGTGGCTTATCTTGCACGCTACGTCAAAAGTGATATGCCACTGTTCTTCGTTAAGATTGTAATTATGTTTATGGTTGCATACGGTACTGTGAACAGTTCCGGTTATATTTGGAACCTAGGCGATATTGGCGTTGGGTTGATGGCGTGGATTAATATCATCGGTATTCTTGCAATTTTCTTTGTCGCCAAACCTGCCATGATGTGTCTTCATGATTATGAAGAACAATTGAAACGTGGAGGCCCAATTACATTCGATCCGAAGAAGCTTGGAATTGATAAAGCGGAGTTCTGGGAAAAACGTATTGCCGAGCAGCGCGCTAAAGAAGATTAA
- a CDS encoding aminopeptidase N, translated as MKQGSPVARYRKDYQAPDFNISHVELEIQLHETRTQVVSKLTIQRRTPKAKLCLDGEKITLLRVKLDGQLLAKGTDFDVTDSQLILHDFPEKATLEITNTLNPSANTAFEGLYKSGDAYCTQCEAEGFRRITYFLDRPDILSLYTTTIYAPKRAFPYLLANGNPVASGELDADTHWVKWEDPFPKPCYLFALVAGDFDLLEDIFVTQEQREIKLQVFVDKGNLEKSKFAMASLKNAMAWDETRFNLSYDLDIYMIVAVDFFNMGAMENKGLNIFNSKYVLADPASATDQDFLNIESVIGHEYFHNWTGNRITCRDWFQLSLKEGLTVFRDQEFSADRGMREINRIQDVRIMRTHQFDEDASPMAHPIRPDQVMEMNNFYTVTVYNKGAEVIRMLHTLLGETGFQAGMQLYVSRHDGQAVTCEDFVRAMEDANQRDFSQFRRWYSQAGTPRVQIAASYVADEQKLILDFKQETPATPEQSEKFPFHIPLKAELFTHTGAFIRPTEWPQDGVIELKGQRQQLVFTGVPADFIFAPLANFSAPIRVDYASSFERLIAIVAHAKDTFLRWDAVQQIYLQILKQSIQTKESVTLAPNVVELLAQILTNYRDNLAVTALLLELPSEEAIASEFDIIPVASIHRSLRELRAQIATELKTAMLAVVAEISLSPEVFNSEAISARMLASVLNSYLALQQDENINALLETQFATTSNMTVSLGALQACVSAEHPAADLMLEQFRERWGENSLVMDKWFAVQAAIPSARARERVGALIKDPMFNWNLPNRVYALLATFSHNLAQLHHPSGEGYDVMIDAIKKLNRTNPQVASRLISPLLKWRRLEPEQGDKLKSALATLQRDEKLSNDLYEKVSKSLAEAL; from the coding sequence ATGAAACAAGGGAGTCCAGTCGCGCGCTATCGCAAGGATTATCAGGCGCCTGATTTTAATATCAGTCATGTGGAACTTGAAATTCAGTTACATGAAACGCGCACGCAAGTTGTGAGTAAACTCACGATTCAGCGTAGGACTCCGAAAGCAAAATTATGCTTGGACGGTGAAAAAATCACATTATTGCGAGTGAAGTTAGACGGGCAGTTACTTGCAAAGGGAACAGACTTTGACGTTACTGATTCACAACTCATTCTGCATGACTTCCCTGAAAAGGCGACACTCGAAATCACAAATACACTGAATCCGAGTGCGAATACGGCGTTTGAAGGATTATACAAGAGTGGTGACGCCTATTGTACGCAGTGTGAGGCAGAAGGATTTCGCCGCATTACTTACTTTTTAGACCGGCCCGACATTTTATCGCTCTATACCACAACTATCTATGCGCCTAAGAGGGCATTTCCATACTTGCTCGCAAATGGTAACCCGGTTGCAAGCGGTGAACTAGATGCCGATACACACTGGGTGAAGTGGGAAGATCCGTTCCCAAAGCCCTGTTATTTATTTGCTTTAGTCGCGGGTGATTTCGATTTACTCGAAGACATATTTGTAACTCAAGAGCAGCGAGAAATTAAACTACAAGTCTTCGTAGATAAAGGGAATTTAGAAAAGTCTAAGTTCGCAATGGCTTCTTTAAAAAATGCGATGGCATGGGACGAAACGCGGTTTAATTTGAGCTATGACCTCGATATTTACATGATTGTAGCCGTCGACTTTTTTAATATGGGGGCCATGGAAAATAAAGGTTTAAACATTTTCAATTCGAAATATGTTCTGGCTGACCCAGCGTCTGCAACAGACCAAGATTTTCTAAATATAGAGTCTGTGATTGGGCATGAATATTTTCACAACTGGACAGGGAATCGTATTACCTGCCGCGACTGGTTCCAGTTGAGTCTGAAAGAAGGGTTAACCGTATTTCGAGATCAGGAATTTAGTGCTGATCGTGGTATGCGCGAAATTAACCGCATTCAAGATGTTCGTATTATGCGAACGCATCAATTTGATGAAGACGCCAGCCCTATGGCACATCCAATCCGTCCCGATCAAGTTATGGAGATGAATAACTTTTATACGGTCACCGTTTACAACAAAGGTGCTGAAGTTATTCGAATGTTGCATACCTTACTTGGTGAAACAGGGTTCCAAGCTGGTATGCAACTCTATGTGTCACGTCATGATGGGCAGGCGGTCACTTGTGAGGACTTTGTCCGTGCTATGGAAGATGCGAATCAGCGTGATTTTAGCCAGTTTCGTCGGTGGTATTCGCAGGCTGGTACGCCTCGTGTGCAAATTGCAGCGAGCTATGTCGCCGATGAGCAAAAATTAATATTAGATTTCAAGCAAGAGACGCCCGCAACTCCGGAGCAAAGTGAAAAATTTCCGTTCCATATTCCATTAAAGGCAGAACTATTTACGCACACCGGCGCGTTTATTAGACCGACTGAGTGGCCACAAGATGGCGTTATTGAACTCAAAGGGCAGAGGCAACAGCTTGTGTTTACGGGAGTGCCTGCCGATTTTATTTTCGCTCCACTGGCGAACTTTTCAGCGCCGATTAGGGTTGATTACGCCTCTTCTTTTGAACGGCTGATTGCAATTGTGGCGCATGCAAAAGATACCTTCTTACGTTGGGATGCGGTTCAGCAGATTTATTTACAAATTCTGAAACAAAGCATTCAAACGAAAGAGTCCGTTACGCTCGCGCCCAATGTTGTCGAGTTATTAGCGCAAATTCTTACGAATTACCGCGACAATCTAGCCGTGACTGCTTTACTTCTTGAGTTACCCTCTGAAGAAGCGATTGCCAGTGAATTTGATATTATTCCAGTAGCCTCAATTCATCGCTCGCTGCGAGAGCTTCGGGCTCAGATCGCAACTGAGCTTAAAACCGCAATGTTGGCAGTAGTGGCTGAAATTAGCCTTAGCCCAGAGGTGTTTAATAGTGAAGCGATTAGCGCCCGTATGTTAGCGTCGGTACTTAATAGTTATCTTGCCCTACAACAGGATGAGAATATTAATGCATTACTCGAAACGCAATTTGCAACGACGAGCAATATGACCGTGAGTTTGGGTGCGCTACAAGCCTGTGTGAGTGCTGAGCACCCGGCAGCGGATTTGATGCTCGAGCAGTTTAGAGAGCGTTGGGGAGAAAATTCCTTAGTGATGGATAAATGGTTTGCAGTACAAGCAGCCATTCCAAGCGCAAGGGCCCGAGAACGCGTCGGGGCGTTAATCAAAGATCCAATGTTTAACTGGAACCTTCCGAATCGTGTCTATGCGCTGTTAGCAACATTTAGCCATAATTTAGCGCAACTTCATCATCCGAGTGGTGAGGGGTACGACGTAATGATCGATGCGATTAAAAAGCTCAATAGGACGAATCCTCAAGTTGCGTCTAGGCTCATTTCACCGCTTTTAAAGTGGCGCCGACTTGAGCCAGAACAGGGAGATAAGTTGAAATCTGCGTTAGCCACATTACAGCGTGATGAAAAGCTATCCAACGACTTGTATGAAAAAGTATCGAAGAGTTTAGCTGAGGCACTTTAA